One region of Caldimonas thermodepolymerans genomic DNA includes:
- a CDS encoding EAL domain-containing protein, which translates to MHFTEAATALPELDLEGESRFAAHGEYRLTTHFQPIYSLSHRRAVGHEALLRARNARGDPVAPHEVLGQAQDFDELERVDRLCRWLHASNYVAQQQRQDHWLFLNIHPKVFADGSERGTRLFLQQLAERLGLAPSQLVLEVTEDVTHQNENFEAAVRVARDVGYLLALDDFGAGHSNFDRVWRIRPEIVKLDRSVVQRAASEPRIARVVAQMVSLLHECGALVLTEGIETMDEAYLALDSDVDFVQGHLFGRPMPQLHDTQGYPAVIDAVWRRFDEQHESRERRYQERIAPYVHALGYAATLLKAGRSMEQACARFLALEHAELCYLLDEQGLQVGSNLTSRRFKDDQTRHFAPLADGSHARWARRPYFRRALEFFGQVQVTRPYLTVHGARLCVTVSVAFRTQDRTLVLGGDIAWERE; encoded by the coding sequence ATGCATTTCACTGAAGCCGCCACAGCCCTGCCCGAACTCGACCTCGAGGGCGAGAGTCGGTTCGCGGCACACGGCGAGTACCGGCTGACGACCCACTTCCAGCCGATCTACAGCCTGTCCCACCGCCGCGCGGTCGGGCACGAAGCCCTGCTGCGCGCCCGCAATGCCCGCGGCGACCCCGTGGCGCCGCACGAGGTGCTCGGCCAGGCGCAGGATTTCGACGAGCTGGAGCGCGTGGACCGGCTGTGCCGCTGGCTGCACGCCAGCAACTACGTGGCGCAGCAGCAGCGCCAGGACCACTGGCTGTTCCTCAACATCCACCCCAAGGTGTTCGCCGACGGGTCGGAGCGCGGGACCCGGCTGTTCCTGCAGCAGCTCGCCGAGCGCCTCGGGCTGGCGCCGAGCCAGCTGGTGCTGGAAGTCACCGAGGACGTCACCCACCAGAACGAGAACTTCGAGGCTGCCGTACGGGTGGCGCGGGACGTGGGCTACCTGCTCGCGCTGGACGACTTCGGCGCCGGGCATTCCAACTTCGACCGCGTCTGGCGCATCCGTCCCGAGATCGTCAAGCTCGACCGCAGCGTGGTCCAGCGTGCAGCATCCGAACCGCGTATCGCACGGGTCGTGGCCCAGATGGTGTCCCTGCTGCACGAATGTGGGGCGCTGGTGCTGACCGAAGGCATCGAAACCATGGACGAGGCCTACCTGGCGCTGGATTCGGATGTCGACTTCGTCCAGGGCCACCTGTTCGGGCGTCCCATGCCGCAGCTGCACGACACCCAGGGCTATCCTGCGGTGATCGACGCCGTCTGGCGCCGTTTCGACGAGCAGCACGAATCCCGCGAGCGCCGCTACCAGGAGCGCATCGCGCCCTACGTGCACGCCCTGGGCTACGCGGCGACCCTGCTCAAGGCCGGCCGCAGCATGGAGCAAGCCTGTGCACGCTTCCTGGCGCTGGAACACGCGGAGCTGTGCTACCTGCTCGACGAACAGGGCCTGCAGGTCGGCTCGAACCTGACCTCCCGGCGCTTCAAGGACGACCAGACGCGGCACTTCGCCCCGCTGGCCGACGGCAGCCACGCACGCTGGGCCCGGCGACCGTACTTCCGGCGGGCGCTGGAGTTCTTCGGGCAGGTGCAGGTGACGCGGCCGTACCTCACCGTGCACGGCGCACGGCTGTGCGTGACCGTCTCGGTGGCGTTCCGCACCCAGGATCGCACCCTCGTGCTGGGCGGCGACATCGCCTGGGAACGCGAGTGA
- a CDS encoding TIGR00266 family protein, with product MAMDVVDYEIRGSEMQFVEIELDPGEAAVGEAGSMMFMDAGIAMDTVFGDGSRQQGGLLGKLMGAGKRLLTGESLFTTVYTNTSQQKQRVAFAAPYPGKILPMDLKQLGGTLICQKDAFLCAARGVSLGIAFQQKLSVGFFGGEGFIMQKLDGDGLAFVHAGGTVVRRELQPGQTLLVDTGCVVAYTPDVSFEVQYVGKIKTALFGGEGLFFARMTGPGTVWLQSLPFSRLASRVFAAAPQTGGGGRGEGSVLGGFGAGGLLGTVLGGDDE from the coding sequence ATGGCCATGGACGTGGTGGACTACGAGATCCGCGGCAGCGAGATGCAGTTCGTCGAGATCGAGCTCGATCCCGGCGAGGCGGCGGTGGGCGAGGCCGGCAGCATGATGTTCATGGACGCGGGCATCGCGATGGACACCGTCTTCGGCGACGGCTCGCGCCAGCAGGGCGGGCTGCTGGGCAAGCTGATGGGCGCGGGCAAGCGGCTGCTCACCGGTGAATCGCTGTTCACGACCGTCTACACCAACACCAGCCAGCAGAAGCAGCGCGTGGCCTTTGCCGCGCCGTATCCCGGCAAGATCCTGCCGATGGACCTGAAGCAGCTGGGCGGCACGCTGATCTGCCAGAAGGATGCCTTCCTGTGCGCCGCGCGCGGCGTGTCGCTGGGCATTGCCTTCCAGCAGAAGCTGTCGGTGGGCTTCTTCGGCGGCGAGGGCTTCATCATGCAGAAGCTCGACGGCGACGGGCTGGCCTTCGTGCACGCGGGGGGCACGGTCGTGCGCCGCGAGCTGCAGCCCGGCCAGACGCTGCTGGTCGACACCGGCTGCGTGGTGGCCTACACGCCGGACGTCAGCTTCGAGGTGCAGTACGTCGGCAAGATCAAGACCGCGCTGTTCGGCGGCGAAGGGCTGTTCTTCGCGAGGATGACCGGCCCCGGCACCGTGTGGCTGCAGTCGCTGCCGTTCTCGCGGCTGGCGTCGCGCGTGTTCGCCGCGGCGCCGCAGACGGGCGGAGGCGGTCGCGGCGAGGGCTCGGTGCTCGGCGGCTTCGGCGCCGGGGGGCTGCTCGGCACGGTGCTGGGCGGCGACGACGAGTGA